The following coding sequences lie in one Micromonospora sp. R77 genomic window:
- a CDS encoding LPXTG cell wall anchor domain-containing protein, giving the protein MPQRRHVARAALTAAAATATLALATPAWAESTTSLNPAHKGTTAAQAQQQCDDERFAGLADNQDGWHFVLPGGNASGSFQSLELTFTDGTNQVEVTVPDASDAYPDHFYSTGGKAPRTIHAYVFTPAGWTLVDGSAVISGTADKFNLSHACAGTPTTASPTPTPSATTESPAPTPTPSTPGEETPTPTPGGSESPSENPSVTPSAVPSGSAGGGGGGGSEGGLPLTGVAATSISLTGLALIVGGVVLMTLRRRRDKITFTS; this is encoded by the coding sequence ATGCCACAGCGTCGGCACGTGGCGCGCGCTGCCCTCACCGCAGCCGCCGCCACGGCCACTCTCGCGCTCGCCACCCCCGCCTGGGCCGAGTCGACCACCAGTCTCAACCCCGCCCACAAGGGCACCACGGCGGCCCAGGCTCAGCAGCAGTGCGACGACGAGCGGTTCGCCGGCCTCGCGGACAACCAGGACGGTTGGCACTTCGTCCTGCCCGGTGGCAACGCGTCCGGCAGCTTCCAGAGCCTGGAGCTGACCTTCACCGACGGCACCAACCAGGTCGAGGTCACGGTGCCGGACGCGTCCGACGCCTACCCGGACCACTTCTACTCCACCGGTGGCAAGGCGCCGCGGACCATCCACGCCTACGTCTTCACCCCGGCGGGTTGGACCCTGGTCGACGGCAGCGCCGTCATCAGCGGCACGGCCGACAAGTTCAACCTGAGCCACGCGTGCGCCGGCACCCCGACCACGGCCTCCCCGACGCCGACGCCCTCGGCGACGACCGAGTCCCCGGCACCGACGCCGACGCCGTCCACGCCGGGCGAGGAGACGCCGACCCCGACGCCGGGTGGCTCCGAGAGCCCGTCGGAGAACCCGTCCGTCACCCCGTCCGCCGTCCCGTCGGGCTCGGCGGGTGGCGGCGGTGGCGGTGGCAGCGAGGGCGGCCTGCCGCTGACCGGCGTGGCGGCGACCAGCATCTCGCTGACCGGCCTCGCCCTGATCGTGGGCGGCGTGGTGCTGATGACGCTGCGCCGTCGGCGCGACAAGATCACCTTCACCAGCTGA
- a CDS encoding glycoside hydrolase family 9 protein, with product MRHPIRPPGRSRPWLRRLLAAGTALGAGLTMAVTAPRPAPAVAAPAFNYAEALQKSLFFYEAQQSGKKPAWNRVSWRGDSALTDGADVGLDLTGGWYDAGDHVKFGFPMAFSATMLAWGAVDYRDGYVASGQLPYLLNNLRWVNDYFVKAHPAPNVLYGQVGKGDDDHKWWGPAEVLPMARPAYKIDASCGGADLAGETAAAMAASSMVFRPTDPAYADKLLGHAKQLYTFADTVRKSYHECITDATSFYRSWSGYQDELVWGATWLYRATGDASYLAKAESEYDKLGNENQTTTKSYKWTLAWDNKQFGAYVLLANLTGKQKYVDDANRWLDWWTVGVNGSRVNYSPGGEAVLDSWGSLRYAANTAFAALVYSDKTTDATRKARYHDFAVRQINYALGDNPRNSSYLIGFGTNSPKNPHHRTAHGSWWDSQTVPTETRHVLYGALVGGPSSANDAYTDSRSDYVMNEVATDYNAGFTSALARLSKEYGGTPLANFPVAEQPDMDELTVETTVMQAETRATGLKAVIYNKSAFPARALTTAKFRYYFRPDGTGPVQVTPGYTQGCPSPSTAKQYSADIWYVEVDCTGWTIAPAGQSQHRMEVQFKIGVPEGGTWDPTNDPSYQAAAGPNRKVPLYSNGAKVWGDEPGPATPDTTAPTTPGTPVASAVTSTGLTLTWPAATDTGGSGLAGYDITQAQVGSDALVLLKSTTNTLAVTGLLPERTYQFSVVARDGAGNRSTASPTVSVTTPAAPAADTTPPTAPGTPTASAVGPTGLTLAWGPATDNVGVTGYRVYRGGTVLVGSTAGTSLAVTGLTAATAYTFTVVAVDAAGNVSAASAPVTVTTADPPASGGCTVGYVTSSWDSGFTANITVTNTGTATITGWTLGFTFPSTGQKVGQGWSANFTQTGTAVTASNVSYNGTLAPGASTSFGFNGTHTGTNPRPTSFTLNGTPCTVS from the coding sequence ATGCGCCACCCGATCCGGCCGCCGGGGCGGAGCCGACCCTGGCTGCGCCGCCTGCTCGCCGCCGGCACCGCCCTCGGCGCCGGCCTGACCATGGCCGTCACCGCACCCCGCCCCGCCCCGGCGGTCGCCGCGCCCGCCTTCAACTACGCCGAGGCGCTGCAGAAGTCGCTCTTCTTCTACGAGGCACAGCAGTCCGGGAAGAAGCCGGCCTGGAACCGGGTCTCCTGGCGCGGCGACTCCGCGCTCACCGACGGCGCCGACGTCGGGCTCGACCTCACCGGCGGCTGGTACGACGCCGGCGACCACGTCAAGTTCGGCTTCCCGATGGCCTTCAGCGCCACCATGCTCGCCTGGGGCGCGGTCGACTACCGGGACGGTTACGTCGCCTCCGGGCAGCTCCCGTACCTGCTGAACAACCTGCGCTGGGTCAACGACTACTTCGTCAAGGCGCACCCCGCCCCGAACGTCCTCTACGGACAGGTCGGCAAGGGCGACGACGACCACAAGTGGTGGGGGCCGGCCGAGGTGCTGCCTATGGCGCGGCCCGCGTACAAGATCGACGCCAGCTGTGGCGGCGCGGACCTGGCGGGGGAGACGGCGGCGGCGATGGCCGCGTCGTCCATGGTGTTCCGGCCCACCGATCCGGCCTACGCCGACAAGCTGCTCGGGCACGCGAAGCAGCTCTACACCTTCGCCGACACGGTGCGGAAGAGCTACCACGAGTGCATCACCGACGCCACCAGCTTCTACCGCTCGTGGAGCGGCTACCAGGACGAGCTGGTCTGGGGCGCGACCTGGCTCTACCGGGCCACCGGCGACGCGAGCTACCTCGCCAAGGCCGAGAGCGAGTACGACAAGCTCGGCAACGAGAACCAGACCACCACGAAGTCCTACAAGTGGACCCTCGCCTGGGACAACAAGCAGTTCGGCGCGTACGTGCTGCTGGCCAACCTGACCGGCAAGCAGAAGTACGTCGACGACGCGAACCGCTGGCTCGACTGGTGGACCGTCGGCGTGAACGGCTCCCGGGTGAACTACTCGCCCGGCGGGGAGGCCGTCCTCGACTCCTGGGGCTCGCTGCGCTACGCCGCCAACACCGCCTTCGCCGCCCTGGTCTACAGCGACAAGACCACCGACGCGACCCGTAAGGCGCGCTACCACGACTTCGCCGTCAGGCAGATCAACTACGCGCTCGGCGACAACCCGCGCAACTCCAGCTACCTGATCGGCTTCGGCACCAACTCCCCGAAGAACCCGCACCACCGCACCGCGCACGGTTCCTGGTGGGACAGCCAGACCGTGCCCACCGAGACCCGGCACGTGCTCTACGGCGCGCTGGTCGGCGGCCCGTCCTCGGCCAACGACGCGTACACCGACAGCCGGTCGGACTACGTGATGAACGAGGTCGCCACCGACTACAACGCCGGCTTCACCTCCGCCCTGGCCCGGCTGTCGAAGGAGTACGGCGGCACCCCGCTCGCCAACTTCCCGGTCGCCGAGCAGCCCGACATGGACGAGCTGACCGTGGAGACCACGGTGATGCAGGCCGAGACCCGGGCCACCGGGCTGAAGGCGGTCATCTACAACAAGTCCGCCTTCCCGGCCCGGGCGCTGACCACGGCGAAGTTCCGCTACTACTTCCGCCCCGACGGCACCGGCCCGGTGCAGGTCACCCCCGGCTACACCCAGGGCTGCCCGTCGCCGTCCACCGCCAAGCAGTACAGCGCCGACATCTGGTACGTCGAGGTCGACTGCACCGGCTGGACCATTGCGCCGGCCGGGCAGTCGCAGCACCGGATGGAGGTCCAGTTCAAGATCGGCGTACCGGAGGGGGGCACCTGGGACCCGACGAACGACCCGTCGTACCAGGCCGCCGCCGGGCCGAACCGGAAGGTGCCGCTCTATTCGAACGGAGCGAAGGTCTGGGGCGACGAGCCCGGACCGGCCACCCCGGACACCACCGCGCCGACCACCCCGGGCACCCCGGTCGCCTCGGCGGTCACCTCGACCGGGCTCACCCTGACCTGGCCCGCCGCCACCGACACCGGCGGCAGCGGACTGGCCGGCTACGACATCACCCAGGCGCAGGTCGGCAGCGACGCCCTCGTGCTGCTGAAGTCGACGACGAACACCCTCGCCGTCACCGGGCTGCTGCCGGAGCGGACGTACCAGTTCAGCGTGGTCGCCCGCGACGGCGCCGGCAACCGGTCGACGGCCTCGCCGACGGTCAGCGTCACCACCCCGGCCGCACCCGCCGCGGACACCACCCCGCCGACCGCCCCCGGCACGCCCACCGCCTCGGCGGTCGGCCCGACCGGGCTCACCCTCGCCTGGGGCCCGGCCACCGACAACGTCGGCGTCACCGGCTACCGGGTGTACCGCGGCGGGACCGTCCTCGTCGGGTCGACCGCGGGGACCAGCCTCGCGGTCACCGGCCTCACCGCCGCCACCGCGTACACCTTCACCGTGGTCGCGGTGGACGCGGCCGGCAACGTCTCCGCGGCCTCCGCGCCGGTCACCGTGACCACCGCGGACCCGCCGGCGTCCGGCGGCTGCACGGTCGGGTACGTCACCAGCAGCTGGGACAGCGGCTTCACCGCGAACATCACCGTCACCAACACCGGTACGGCCACGATCACCGGCTGGACGCTCGGCTTCACCTTTCCGAGCACCGGGCAGAAGGTCGGCCAGGGCTGGTCGGCCAACTTCACCCAGACCGGCACCGCCGTGACCGCGTCGAACGTCTCCTACAACGGCACCCTCGCCCCGGGCGCGTCGACCAGCTTCGGCTTCAACGGCACCCACACCGGCACCAACCCCCGACCCACCTCCTTCACCCTCAACGGCACCCCCTGCACCGTCTCCTGA
- a CDS encoding DUF559 domain-containing protein, producing the protein MALLPDDEASALDWLAFEQSGVLTSAQATRMLTAGLVRGRVRSGRWRSICRGVLLTGNGRLTRDQQLWVAVLAAGRAAVLAGTTAATEGGVRGLRSAPLHVLVPADRRAGRIMRGLPADMPAVLVHRTSVLPEAHLQLARPPRTTTARAVVDAAGWASGVREAQLVLAAACQQRRVSPEEIGAVVDVLPRARRRHLIRRTVADIAGGAEALSELHFLALCRRHGLPPPDLQERRTDQAGRTRWLDAYWREWRLHVEIDGAHHMDARQWADDMRRQNDIWTTGDRILRFPAWQIRAHPDETAATLHRALRAAGWTPPT; encoded by the coding sequence ATGGCTCTGCTTCCCGACGACGAGGCGTCCGCGCTGGACTGGTTGGCGTTCGAGCAGTCCGGGGTGCTCACCAGCGCCCAGGCGACGCGGATGCTCACCGCGGGCCTGGTGCGGGGCCGGGTGCGCTCCGGACGCTGGCGCTCGATCTGTCGCGGCGTCCTGCTCACCGGCAACGGGCGACTGACCCGCGATCAGCAGCTGTGGGTGGCCGTGCTCGCCGCCGGCCGGGCAGCGGTGCTGGCCGGCACGACGGCCGCCACGGAGGGCGGTGTCCGGGGGCTGCGATCCGCACCGCTGCACGTTCTCGTGCCGGCGGACCGGCGGGCGGGGCGGATCATGCGCGGTCTGCCGGCGGACATGCCGGCGGTCCTGGTGCACCGCACGTCGGTGCTGCCCGAGGCTCATCTCCAGCTCGCCCGACCGCCACGGACGACCACCGCCAGGGCGGTGGTCGACGCGGCCGGCTGGGCGAGCGGCGTGCGGGAGGCGCAGCTGGTGCTGGCGGCGGCCTGCCAACAGCGCCGGGTGTCGCCGGAGGAGATCGGCGCGGTCGTCGACGTACTGCCCCGGGCCCGACGACGACACCTGATCCGACGGACGGTGGCCGACATCGCCGGTGGCGCGGAGGCGCTGTCGGAGCTCCACTTCCTGGCGCTCTGCCGCCGGCACGGGCTTCCCCCGCCCGACCTGCAGGAGCGCCGGACGGACCAGGCCGGCCGGACCCGCTGGCTGGACGCGTACTGGCGGGAGTGGCGACTGCACGTCGAGATCGACGGTGCGCACCACATGGACGCCCGGCAGTGGGCCGACGACATGCGCCGCCAGAACGACATCTGGACGACCGGCGACCGGATCCTCCGCTTCCCCGCCTGGCAGATCCGCGCCCACCCCGACGAGACAGCCGCCACCCTCCACCGCGCCCTCCGCGCCGCCGGTTGGACGCCTCCCACGTGA
- a CDS encoding DUF488 family protein, whose protein sequence is MERALVTVGHGTADRERLGELLVGAGVALVVDVRRYPTSRTNPDVRQEALEQWLPEAGVAYRWAPALGGRRHLRAGEPDPDTWWTVAAFRAYAAYTRTAQFDAALDAVLADAARRTTAVLCSESVWWRCHRRLIADVTVLGRGVPVEHLMPDGRLSPHRPAEGARRLPDGHLIWDG, encoded by the coding sequence GTGGAGCGGGCGTTGGTGACGGTGGGGCACGGGACGGCCGACCGGGAGCGGCTGGGGGAGCTGCTGGTCGGGGCGGGCGTGGCGCTGGTGGTGGACGTGCGACGGTATCCGACCAGCCGGACCAACCCGGACGTGCGGCAGGAGGCCCTCGAACAGTGGCTGCCCGAGGCGGGGGTCGCCTACCGGTGGGCGCCCGCCCTCGGCGGGCGCCGGCACCTGCGGGCCGGGGAGCCCGACCCGGACACCTGGTGGACCGTCGCGGCCTTCCGGGCCTACGCGGCCTACACCCGTACGGCGCAGTTCGACGCGGCGCTGGACGCGGTCCTCGCCGACGCCGCCCGGCGTACCACTGCGGTGCTGTGCAGCGAGAGCGTGTGGTGGCGCTGCCACCGGCGGCTGATCGCCGACGTCACGGTGCTCGGCCGGGGCGTGCCGGTCGAGCACCTGATGCCCGACGGTCGACTCAGCCCGCACCGCCCCGCCGAGGGTGCCCGCCGGCTCCCCGACGGCCACCTGATCTGGGACGGCTGA
- a CDS encoding GNAT family N-acetyltransferase, which produces MLRGQSVTLRPVTGADVPALAAIRATPEVRRWWRGDDDLAGAVRADLADDELTVYAVEHDGRVVGAIQWYAETDPDYRHASLDVFLDPAVRGTGLGGDAIRTLVRHLVEEHGHHRFTVDPAAANTAAIRAYAKVGFRPVGIMRRYERGADGRWHDGLLMDLLADDLPR; this is translated from the coding sequence GTGCTGCGGGGGCAGTCGGTGACGCTGCGGCCGGTGACCGGGGCGGACGTGCCCGCCCTCGCGGCGATCCGGGCCACCCCGGAGGTGCGGCGCTGGTGGCGCGGCGACGACGACCTGGCCGGTGCGGTCCGCGCCGACCTGGCCGACGACGAGCTGACCGTCTACGCCGTCGAGCACGACGGCCGGGTGGTCGGCGCCATCCAGTGGTACGCCGAGACCGACCCCGACTACCGCCACGCCAGCCTGGACGTCTTCCTCGACCCGGCGGTACGCGGCACCGGCCTCGGCGGGGACGCCATCCGGACCCTGGTCCGGCACCTGGTCGAGGAGCACGGACACCACCGGTTCACGGTCGACCCGGCGGCGGCGAACACCGCGGCGATCCGGGCGTACGCGAAGGTGGGTTTCCGTCCGGTGGGCATCATGCGCCGCTACGAGCGCGGCGCGGACGGCCGCTGGCACGACGGCCTGCTGATGGACCTGCTCGCCGACGACCTGCCGCGCTGA
- the bioB gene encoding biotin synthase BioB, producing the protein MPEILDQARTQVLENGVGLDEAGVLAVLNLPDEDVPAALQLAHEVRMRWCGPEVEVEGIVSLKTGGCPEDCHFCSQSGLFTSPVRSVWLDIPSLVEAAKQTAATGATEFCIVAAVRGPDARLMKQMREGVAAIKAEVDIQVAASLGMLSQEQVDELVEMGVHRYNHNLETCRSYFPNVVTTHSWEERWETLTMVRESGMEVCCGGILGLGETVEQRAEFAAQLAALDPHEVPLNFLNPRPGTPLGDRPVVEGKDALRAIAAFRLAMPRTILRYAGGREITLGDLGTRDGLLGGINAVIVGNYLTTLGRPATADLELLDDLKMPVKALSATL; encoded by the coding sequence ATGCCAGAGATCCTCGACCAGGCCCGTACCCAGGTGCTGGAGAACGGCGTCGGCCTCGACGAGGCCGGTGTCCTCGCCGTGCTCAACCTGCCCGACGAAGACGTCCCCGCCGCCCTGCAGCTCGCCCACGAGGTGCGGATGCGCTGGTGCGGCCCGGAGGTCGAGGTCGAGGGCATCGTCTCGCTGAAGACCGGCGGCTGCCCGGAGGACTGCCACTTCTGCTCCCAGTCCGGCCTGTTCACCTCGCCGGTCCGGTCGGTCTGGCTGGACATTCCGTCGCTGGTCGAGGCGGCGAAGCAGACCGCGGCGACCGGGGCGACGGAGTTCTGCATCGTGGCCGCCGTGCGCGGCCCGGACGCCCGGCTGATGAAGCAGATGCGCGAGGGCGTCGCCGCGATCAAGGCGGAGGTCGACATCCAGGTCGCCGCCTCGCTGGGCATGCTCAGCCAGGAGCAGGTCGACGAGCTGGTCGAGATGGGCGTGCACCGCTACAACCACAACCTGGAGACCTGCCGCTCCTACTTCCCGAACGTGGTCACCACGCACTCCTGGGAGGAGCGCTGGGAGACGCTGACGATGGTCCGCGAGTCGGGCATGGAGGTCTGCTGCGGCGGCATCCTCGGCCTCGGCGAGACGGTGGAGCAGCGGGCCGAGTTCGCCGCGCAGCTCGCCGCGCTGGACCCGCACGAGGTGCCGCTGAACTTCCTCAACCCCCGCCCGGGCACCCCGCTCGGTGACCGCCCGGTGGTCGAGGGCAAGGACGCGCTGCGGGCCATCGCCGCGTTCCGGCTGGCCATGCCGCGCACCATCCTCCGGTACGCGGGCGGTCGCGAGATCACCCTCGGTGACCTCGGCACTCGGGACGGTCTGCTGGGTGGCATCAACGCGGTGATCGTCGGCAACTACCTGACCACGCTGGGCCGGCCGGCGACCGCCGACCTGGAGCTGCTGGACGACCTGAAGATGCCCGTCAAGGCGCTCTCGGCGACGCTGTGA
- the bioD gene encoding dethiobiotin synthase: MLVTGTDTEVGKTVVTAAIAAAAQAAGMRVAVIKPGQTGTATGDPGDVDSVTRLAAPLTGRTLASYPDPLAPLAAARVAELEPLELYTAVDAIRAEVDKHDLVLVEGAGGLLVPMGLRPSGKPWTVADLAVSLGAPAVVVARAGLGTLNHTALTLEALERRAVPAGVVVGAWPADPELVHWSNLTDLLPNLLGAVPMGAGAMDPGVFRRSAPGWLTPALYGVLDDWRAWAEESG, encoded by the coding sequence GTGCTGGTGACGGGGACGGACACCGAGGTCGGCAAGACCGTGGTGACCGCGGCGATCGCGGCGGCCGCGCAGGCCGCCGGCATGCGGGTGGCCGTGATCAAGCCCGGCCAGACGGGTACGGCCACCGGCGACCCCGGCGACGTCGACTCGGTGACCCGGCTGGCCGCCCCGCTGACCGGCCGCACCCTGGCCAGCTATCCGGATCCGCTCGCCCCGCTCGCCGCGGCCCGGGTCGCCGAGCTGGAGCCGCTGGAGCTGTACACCGCCGTCGACGCGATCCGCGCGGAGGTCGACAAGCACGACCTGGTGCTGGTCGAGGGGGCCGGCGGGCTGCTCGTACCGATGGGGTTGCGCCCGTCGGGAAAGCCCTGGACGGTGGCCGACCTGGCGGTGTCGCTGGGCGCCCCGGCCGTGGTGGTGGCCCGCGCCGGGCTCGGCACGCTCAACCACACCGCGCTCACCCTGGAGGCGCTGGAGCGGCGGGCCGTCCCGGCCGGAGTCGTGGTCGGCGCGTGGCCGGCGGACCCGGAGCTGGTGCACTGGTCCAACCTGACCGACCTGCTGCCCAACCTGCTGGGCGCGGTGCCGATGGGTGCCGGGGCGATGGATCCCGGGGTGTTCCGCCGGTCCGCCCCGGGCTGGCTCACCCCGGCGCTCTACGGGGTGCTGGACGACTGGCGGGCCTGGGCCGAGGAGAGCGGCTGA
- a CDS encoding cytochrome P450 has protein sequence MLFRGWGEAVDARWPDVSTVVDHVGVRHLVVTRHALVKRLLTDPVTFRPDNALDAVTPMPVAALRVLARHRFRLPPTLANNAGPTHPELRGIVADALHPTRVAAQQPWLTTLVRQRVTRLAAALDAGEPVDLYADLAADLPLLVLARLVELPAAPVGVVKDFARAALELFWAPLDESRQLTLAAEVGRFHTVLRDFAATGGGLAARLRAAGHSPDVVVGALFFLLVAGQETTSQFLTLLLHRLAGELEVRAGLRAGRVAVADVVEEGLRLEPPIVTWRRVAAVDTTLGGTAVPAGTSIVAWLARAGRDPEVVTDPTGFRPGQPGSRRHLAFGAGAHRCVGAHLARMEAAVVVAEAASLLDGVTVVRPPWCPDNLTFRMPDTFVVRRG, from the coding sequence GTGCTGTTCCGGGGCTGGGGGGAGGCCGTCGACGCGCGGTGGCCCGACGTGTCGACCGTGGTCGACCACGTCGGTGTTCGGCACCTGGTGGTCACCCGGCACGCGCTGGTCAAACGGCTGCTCACCGACCCGGTGACCTTCCGGCCGGACAACGCCCTCGACGCGGTGACCCCGATGCCGGTGGCCGCCCTGCGGGTGCTGGCCCGGCACCGGTTCCGGCTCCCGCCGACCCTGGCCAACAACGCCGGCCCGACCCACCCGGAGCTGCGCGGCATCGTCGCCGACGCGCTGCACCCGACCCGGGTGGCCGCCCAGCAGCCCTGGCTGACCACCCTGGTCCGGCAGCGGGTGACCCGGCTGGCCGCCGCCCTCGACGCGGGCGAGCCGGTGGACCTGTACGCCGACCTCGCCGCCGACCTGCCGCTGCTGGTGCTGGCCCGCCTGGTGGAGCTGCCGGCCGCCCCGGTCGGCGTGGTGAAGGACTTCGCCCGCGCCGCGCTGGAACTCTTCTGGGCCCCGCTGGACGAGTCCCGGCAACTCACCCTCGCCGCCGAGGTGGGCCGGTTCCACACCGTGTTGCGGGACTTCGCCGCCACCGGCGGTGGGCTGGCCGCCCGGCTGCGGGCTGCCGGGCACTCCCCCGACGTGGTGGTCGGTGCACTGTTCTTCCTGCTCGTCGCCGGGCAGGAGACCACCTCGCAGTTCCTCACCCTGCTGCTGCACCGGCTGGCCGGTGAACTCGAGGTCCGGGCCGGGCTGCGCGCCGGGCGGGTCGCGGTGGCCGACGTGGTCGAGGAGGGGCTGCGGCTGGAGCCGCCGATCGTCACCTGGCGCCGGGTGGCCGCGGTGGACACCACGCTGGGCGGGACGGCGGTGCCGGCGGGCACCAGCATCGTCGCCTGGCTGGCCCGGGCCGGACGGGACCCGGAGGTGGTGACCGACCCGACGGGCTTCCGGCCCGGCCAACCCGGGTCCCGCCGGCACCTGGCCTTCGGGGCGGGCGCGCACCGCTGCGTGGGCGCCCACCTGGCCCGGATGGAGGCGGCGGTGGTGGTCGCCGAGGCCGCGTCGCTGCTCGACGGGGTGACCGTGGTCCGGCCGCCGTGGTGCCCGGACAACCTCACCTTCCGGATGCCGGACACCTTCGTGGTCCGCCGGGGCTGA
- a CDS encoding methyltransferase — protein MSDLSAAFVRLHARLAPVPFVPEVRLHQADEPIGLWELTEGEFRSSQPPPFWAFAWAGGQGLARYVTDHPELVAGRRVLDLAAGSGLVAIAAARAGAAAVRAVEVDERAVAAVALNAEANGVRVDAELGDILDADAGGAEVVVAGDVFYSEAMAKRMLRFLLRAARSGARVLVGDPGRAFLPRERFHELAAYDVPVPEALESVRVKRTTVWELDPRPPGAAR, from the coding sequence GTGTCCGATCTCTCCGCGGCCTTCGTCCGGCTGCACGCCCGGCTCGCGCCGGTCCCGTTCGTCCCCGAGGTGCGGCTGCACCAGGCCGACGAACCGATCGGCCTGTGGGAGCTGACCGAGGGCGAGTTCCGCAGCTCCCAGCCGCCACCGTTCTGGGCCTTCGCCTGGGCGGGCGGCCAGGGGCTCGCCCGCTACGTCACCGACCACCCCGAGCTGGTCGCCGGCCGCCGGGTCCTCGACCTGGCCGCCGGCTCCGGCCTGGTCGCCATCGCCGCCGCGCGGGCCGGCGCCGCCGCCGTCCGCGCCGTCGAGGTCGACGAGCGGGCCGTCGCGGCCGTCGCGCTCAACGCCGAGGCCAACGGGGTACGCGTCGACGCCGAACTCGGCGACATCCTCGACGCCGACGCCGGCGGCGCCGAGGTGGTGGTCGCCGGGGACGTCTTCTACAGCGAGGCGATGGCGAAGCGGATGCTGCGCTTCCTGCTCCGGGCCGCCCGGTCCGGCGCGCGGGTGCTCGTCGGCGACCCCGGCCGTGCCTTCCTGCCCCGCGAACGCTTCCACGAACTGGCCGCCTACGACGTCCCGGTGCCGGAGGCGCTGGAGAGCGTACGGGTGAAGCGCACCACCGTGTGGGAGCTGGACCCGAGGCCGCCGGGAGCCGCCCGCTAG
- a CDS encoding alkane 1-monooxygenase: MTSGTAPTLPSRTWRDPRKPLWPLALLVPVLPFLGWWGWHATGGTWAWWLTPLVVFGAIPVVDLLIGDDRSNPPEEAVPRLAADGYYRWLTYLYLPAQYAALVLCCAVWAGGRLSWLGAAGLVATVGVVNGIAINTAHELGHKRETAERWLSKIALAPTAYGHFHVEHNRGHHTRVATPEDPASSRLGESFWAFWPRTVSGSLRSAWRLESSRFRLRGRSPWTWRNDVLNAWAMTVLLFGLLTVAFGPGVLLFLALQAVVGFSLLEVVNYLEHYGLARQRTAAGRYEKVDPRHSWNSDRTVTNVFLFQLQRHSDHHANPLRRYQTLRSFDSSPRLPAGYATMVVAALVPPLWRRVMDDRVLAHYDGDLGRANVHPPALRRLRERRRRGPAATPRPYAG; this comes from the coding sequence ATGACCAGCGGCACCGCACCGACCCTCCCGTCCCGCACCTGGCGCGACCCCCGCAAACCGCTCTGGCCGCTCGCGCTGCTCGTCCCGGTGCTGCCCTTCCTCGGCTGGTGGGGGTGGCACGCCACCGGCGGCACCTGGGCCTGGTGGCTCACCCCGCTGGTGGTCTTCGGCGCCATTCCGGTGGTCGACCTGCTCATCGGCGACGACCGGAGCAATCCCCCGGAGGAGGCGGTGCCCCGCCTCGCGGCCGACGGCTACTACCGCTGGCTGACCTACCTCTATCTCCCTGCCCAGTACGCCGCACTCGTGCTCTGCTGCGCCGTCTGGGCCGGTGGCCGCCTCTCCTGGCTCGGCGCCGCCGGCCTGGTCGCCACGGTCGGGGTGGTCAACGGCATCGCCATCAACACCGCCCACGAACTCGGTCACAAGCGCGAGACGGCGGAACGCTGGCTCTCCAAGATCGCCCTCGCGCCCACCGCCTACGGGCACTTCCACGTCGAGCACAACCGGGGCCACCACACCCGGGTCGCCACCCCGGAGGATCCGGCCAGCTCCCGGCTCGGGGAGAGCTTCTGGGCGTTCTGGCCGCGTACCGTCTCGGGCAGCCTGCGCTCGGCCTGGCGGCTGGAGAGCAGCCGGTTCCGGCTGCGCGGCCGCAGCCCGTGGACGTGGCGCAACGACGTCCTCAACGCCTGGGCGATGACCGTGCTGCTCTTCGGGCTGCTGACGGTCGCCTTCGGGCCCGGGGTGCTGCTCTTCCTGGCGCTCCAGGCGGTGGTCGGCTTCTCCCTGCTGGAAGTGGTCAACTACCTGGAGCACTACGGGCTGGCCCGGCAGCGCACCGCCGCCGGCCGCTACGAGAAGGTCGACCCCCGGCACAGCTGGAACAGCGACCGTACGGTCACCAACGTCTTCCTCTTCCAGCTGCAGCGGCACAGCGACCACCACGCCAACCCGCTGCGCCGCTACCAGACCCTGCGCAGCTTCGACTCGTCGCCGCGGCTGCCCGCCGGCTACGCCACCATGGTGGTCGCCGCGCTGGTGCCGCCGCTCTGGCGACGGGTGATGGACGACCGGGTGCTCGCCCACTACGACGGCGACCTCGGCCGGGCCAACGTCCACCCGCCGGCCCTGCGTCGGCTGCGGGAGCGCCGGCGCCGTGGCCCGGCGGCCACCCCGCGACCGTACGCCGGCTGA